A single window of Rhipicephalus microplus isolate Deutch F79 chromosome 5, USDA_Rmic, whole genome shotgun sequence DNA harbors:
- the LOC142817368 gene encoding WW domain-binding protein 2-like gives MSLNTSHAPGGVLVFTGELILLYSDDVEVTFEGPAAKKFQGAKKGRIYLTTHRVVFINKNSKDYLQSFSMPFVSMSNLGLEQPIFGANYIRGNVTAEENGNWTGKCSFKLKFMKGGAIEFGQAMMNASKFTQRAPNVVVVAHQMPAGPYQPLHPTAYLPGQTTNVGFFLPVNVFPQVPPANSVYTSNVPPPYPGVCPANEYPRMSPSNTSASGATGTAGGTAQPPPPGFKEPAAQESGHKEANEAPSAPAPKPGFKDPPRKDSQW, from the exons ATGTCTTTAAACACCTCCCATGCACCGGGTGGAGTATTGGTCTTCACTGGTGAGCT CATCCTGCTTTACTCTGATGATGTAGAAGTGACATTTGAAGGCCCAGCTGCAAAGAAATTCCAGGGAGCCAAGAAAGGACGCATCTACCTCACCACGCACAGG GTGGTCTTCATCAACAAAAACAGCAAAGACTACCTGCAGTCGTTCAGCATGCCATTCGTCAGCATGAGCAACCTGGGTCTAGAGCAGCCCATCTTTGGAGCCAACTACATCAGAGGCAACGTCACCGCCGAGGAAAACG GGAACTGGACCGGCAAGTGTTCTTTCAAGTTGAAGTTCATGAAAGGGGGAGCCATCGAATTCGGTCAAGCGATGATGAACGCGAGCAAGTTTA CTCAGCGCGCACCAAACGTCGTGGTAGTGGCGCATCAGATGCCTGCTGGGCCGTACCAGCCACTCCACCCTACAGCCTACCTGCCAGGACAAACTACGAACGTCGGCTTCTTCCTCCCCGTCAACGTGTTTCCACAAGTTCCTCCAG CAAATTCGGTGTACACGTCAAACGTGCCTCCACCGTACCCCGGAGTGTGCCCGGCGAATGAGTACCCTCGCATGAGTCCCTCGAATACTTCTGCGTCGGGCGCCACGGGCACAGCTGGTGGCACAGCACAGCCACCACCACCAGGCTTCAAGGAGCCGGCAGCTCAAGAAAGTGGCCACAAAGAAGCCAATGAAGCGCCGTCCGCGCCAGCCCCGAAACCTGGATTCAAGGACCCTCCGAGAAAAGATTCGCAGTGGTGA
- the LOC119173737 gene encoding uncharacterized protein LOC119173737: MTCPNENERLLTRYMDDWESVLIEQLQNGSAGALPRKESAAWKVLLKDSVYVFTSYLANASIWGVHVVSLVRRDAELSSLTVPSIECFVRAADGKSLRRPVIVKKVWEEFRHDFPTSVILRTASKSDTEQVELPVQKLPETAPNKCCSLCVRPTYGTTTRLWEVVEFVTHYKLLGARSFFFYDLEMSQSMLRLVERLQAEGWDITLVPFKLPIPYNYSNIAWGQTAMLSDCAFRSRFKTEYFMNVDFDELIVPGATYGTNLSTLINSVEHGRGAGRVGSLVLKNRVFCYEHQLNHDYVRRDVLPLRSTILNTHLSVVDNNFTLKYIARARAVCSAAIHRVVEF; the protein is encoded by the exons ATGACCTGTCCGAACGAGAACGAGCGGCTTCTGACGAGGTACATGGATGACTGGGAAAGTGTCCTGATTGAGCAGCTGCAAAACGGCAGCGCCGGGGCACTACCTCGAAAAGAATCGGCTGCGTGGAAGGTCTTGCTGAAGGACAGCGTCTACGTCTTCACATCCTACCTGGCGAACGCCAGCATTTGGGGCGTCCACGTCGTCAGTCTCGTGCGTAGAGACGCTGAACTGAGCAGCTTGACCGTGCCATCGATCGAGTGCTTCGTTCGCGCAGCCGACGGCAAGTCGCTGCGAAGGCCCGTGATCGTGAAGAAAGTGTGGGAAGAGTTCCGTCACGACTTT CCCACGTCAGTTATCCTCAGGACCGCCAGCAAGTCCGACACCGAACAGGTTGAGTTGCCAGTGCAGAAACTGCCCGAGACCGCGCCCAATAAGTGCTGTTCCCTGTGCGTGAGACCAACGTATGGTACAACGACCAGGCTGTGGGAGGTCGTCGAGTTCGTGACTCACTACAAGCTCTTGGGCGCCCGGTCATTCTTCTTCTACGACTTGGAGATGAGTCAGTCCATGCTGCGGCTCGTCGAGCGACTGCAAGCGGAAGGTTGGGACATCACGTTGGTGCCTTTCAAGCTGCCCATACCGTACAACTACTCGAACATTGCCTGGGGCCAGACAGCGATGCTGTCGGACTGCGCGTTCCGGTCTCGCTTCAAGACGGAGTACTTCATGAACGTCGACTTCGACGAGCTCATAGTGCCGGGAGCCACCTACGGCACCAACCTGTCGACCTTAATCAACAGCGTCGAACATGGACGAGGCGCCGGTAGAGTGGGCAGCCTCGTTCTGAAAAACCGCGTATTTTGCTACGAGCATCAACTGAACCACGACTACGTTCGTCGGGACGTGTTGCCGCTGCGATCCACCATCTTGAACACGCATTTGAGCGTGGTCGACAACAACTTCACGCTTAAATACATCGCTCGCGCTCGTGCTGTTTGCTCGGCGGCAATACACAGGGTTGTCGAGTTTTGA